The Mycobacterium sp. EPa45 genomic interval TCGGAGTAGAACGACATCAGGCGGTGGCGCTTTCGTTCGCTCCACCGGTCGACGTGGTAGAAGTCCAGTTCGCCCAGATAGGGGAACAGCACGATCCAGAAGCCGGACGCCAAGGACCAGGTCAGTAGGAAGTCGTCTTCCTCCGCGGCGAAGAAACCGGTGCGATGCATGTCATTGGTCTCGGCGAAGGCGCGTTCTTCGATCGCATCGATCCTGTGCCGCAGGCGCTTTCCGAACAGCACCTCGTCGGCGCGGAACAGCAACCGCAACAGTCGCTTCTCGAGCAGCGACGGGAAGAACATCTCATACATCAGCACCACGCTGAACTGCTCGTCGCGGGCCAGCAGGCGATGCAGATAGGTGGTCCCGCTGCGGGCATGCCCAACGCAGAAGACCGGTTCGCGAACCTCCGTGCGCCGCAACGAGGGGAACAGCAGCGGATCCAGCGCGAAGCAGACGGCGTGGAGCGCGGACATCAGGGGAACGCCGATCAGGAACGCGGCAAGCAGCTTTCGGCGGCGGTCTTTGTCCGGCTCGGCGCGCACCAGTCGCAGCATCGTGAGGTAATTGCCCACGTCGAAATAGAACCGCGCCCCGGCCATGATCGAAGGCTAGAAGCGAAAGATTGACAAAGTCAAGTAATTCTTTCCGCGCAATTCAGTCGTCGATCGGAGTGGCGAGAGAGTCGGCGACGAACCGGGTCAAGAACCGATCGAACTGATCGAGGTCGTCTTCCGTCCAGTCCACGAGTGCGCGCTGGAGGTGCCCGATTCGGACACCGAGCAGCTTGCCGGCAACGC includes:
- a CDS encoding sulfotransferase, whose amino-acid sequence is MAGARFYFDVGNYLTMLRLVRAEPDKDRRRKLLAAFLIGVPLMSALHAVCFALDPLLFPSLRRTEVREPVFCVGHARSGTTYLHRLLARDEQFSVVLMYEMFFPSLLEKRLLRLLFRADEVLFGKRLRHRIDAIEERAFAETNDMHRTGFFAAEEDDFLLTWSLASGFWIVLFPYLGELDFYHVDRWSERKRHRLMSFYSECVRRQVALNGGRTHLSKNPTFCGRVEALIETFPDAKFIVLMRNPYETIPSLLKMLQTTWELQGRDERLILESLRILADQSFDSYCHPLDVLGRHPEIRSCVIDYRSLVGDPATTMHRVYNELDLDLLPDVAAAVSASRGQGHETTHRYSLEEFGLDPEAIHVRLATLFDQFGWSDEGEVGEHAGVN